CTCGTCGTACAGGGTGCGCAGCGGCGGCAGCAGCTCCGGCCTGCGCCGGGACTCCAGCATCAGCTCGTACTGGAACGCCTGCAGGTCCGGGTTGGCCGCGACCATCTCCGACAGCCCGGCCGAGAAGTCCGCGGTCCTGCCGGTGCCGGACTCCATGGCGCTGGTGTGCAGGCTGGTGTGCACCGTGTGGGCCAGCGCCGCCTCGATGAGGGCATCGCGGGAACCGAAGTGGTGCACGACCAGACCGTGGGTGACACCGGCCTCCTCCGCGACGGCGCGGTAGGTCAGTTTGCGCAGGCCACCGCGGGCCACCACCCGCACGGCCGCGCTCAGGAGCGCGTCACGGCCCGCTCCGTAGTCCAGCCGCTTGCGCG
The DNA window shown above is from Streptomyces sp. NBC_01445 and carries:
- a CDS encoding TetR/AcrR family transcriptional regulator; this translates as MTDSAEAPDEKKSRSPRGGARKRLDYGAGRDALLSAAVRVVARGGLRKLTYRAVAEEAGVTHGLVVHHFGSRDALIEAALAHTVHTSLHTSAMESGTGRTADFSAGLSEMVAANPDLQAFQYELMLESRRRPELLPPLRTLYDEYFDAAQRELNRMLPEDASPALMRLVFAALDGLVLHQLVLGEPEMTEAALEELRSLLRGLGADSEEDV